The following coding sequences are from one Saprospiraceae bacterium window:
- the rsmG gene encoding 16S rRNA (guanine(527)-N(7))-methyltransferase RsmG → MVKSILLQIAPQLTDAQFNQLLALIPLYQSWNEKINLISRKDMDHFVVHHLLHCISLLKFVHWPAGIKVLDLGTGGGFPAIPLAICFPQVEFTAIDGTGKKILVVNDIIKNLNLPNITALHQRAEDHSGSYTFVVSRAVASIDKLISWSRPLISRTQKSSIPNGLYCYKGGNLHGELQLLQKDSYHELYQLSDILPQEYFLDKKIVYVQI, encoded by the coding sequence TTGGTAAAATCCATACTATTACAAATAGCACCCCAGCTCACAGATGCTCAGTTCAATCAACTCCTCGCATTAATTCCTTTGTACCAGAGTTGGAATGAAAAAATAAATTTAATTTCGAGGAAGGATATGGATCATTTTGTAGTTCATCATTTACTTCATTGCATTTCTCTCTTAAAATTTGTCCATTGGCCGGCCGGAATCAAGGTTTTAGACCTTGGGACAGGAGGAGGATTCCCTGCAATCCCATTGGCGATATGCTTTCCCCAGGTAGAATTTACAGCAATAGATGGCACAGGTAAAAAAATTCTGGTCGTAAATGATATCATTAAAAACTTAAATCTTCCAAACATTACTGCTTTGCATCAACGAGCAGAAGATCATTCCGGTAGTTATACATTTGTAGTGAGCAGAGCAGTCGCAAGTATTGACAAGCTAATATCCTGGTCGAGACCATTGATTTCCCGGACCCAAAAATCTTCAATCCCCAACGGTTTATATTGCTATAAAGGCGGAAATCTCCATGGTGAACTTCAACTATTGCAAAAAGACAGTTACCACGAATTATATCAACTATCAGATATTTTACCTCAAGAGTATTTTCTAGACAAAAAAATTGTCTACGTCCAAATCTAA